One Miscanthus floridulus cultivar M001 chromosome 11, ASM1932011v1, whole genome shotgun sequence DNA window includes the following coding sequences:
- the LOC136491095 gene encoding uncharacterized protein encodes MPRRGKARIPSYGRQRANPYDLKPLPEGVPRPMCFYGDPCKVDISEDEETYRQRYWMCPNYAWEPTKQQRRASFTVPPLCDFKQWIDTEIKESDKQHLEGLKEWDAEVKERFEQRRRLEAIEKEHKEEEERRRVAAYRAEREKKLERVRRAKAAMEENPDAERKGKWPRCTQ; translated from the exons atgccaaggcgtggtaaagctcgtattccaag ctatggtcgccagagggcaaatccctacgacctaaagcctcttcctgaaggtgttcctcgaccaatgtgcttttatggtgatccttgcaaggtagacatctctgaagatgaggaaacatatagacagaggtactggatgtgtcccaattatgcatgggaacctacaaagcaacagcgccgtgcatcgttt accgttccaccactgtgtgactttaagcagtggattgacactgagatcaaggagtcggacaagcagcatctagaaggcctgaaggagtgggatgcggaggttaaggagaggtttgagcagagacgcagactggaggctatagaaaaggagcataaggaagaggaggaaaggaggcgtgttgctgcgtacagggcagagagggagaagaagcttgagcgtgtgcgccgagcgaaggcagcgatggaggagaatcccgatgccgagaggaagggaaagtggcctcgttgcactcagtag